From one Solanum lycopersicum chromosome 12, SLM_r2.1 genomic stretch:
- the LOC138340740 gene encoding uncharacterized mitochondrial protein AtMg00810-like: protein MVTVRTVIALAAAKQWQIHQMDVFNAFLQGDLNEEVYMELPLGFVHQSEQGLVCRLTNSKPVGAPIELNKKLTTTEFDLHFSPADKHDKLLKDPGVYQKLIGRLLYLTITRPDIAFSVQLLSQFMHSPKTSHMDATMRVVRYIKQSPGLGIFMTSAVDNQLKAYCDADWASCPNNRKSITGYIVTYGESLISWKSKKQSTISRSSAEEEYRSLASTVAEIKIQLGLVQPVYLNTSEQPADLLTKDLTCAQHRYLLTKLGMKNVFHTPSLREDVEQLTKCAAVD from the exons ATGGTGACTGTGAGGACTGTCATAGCCTTAGCTGCTGCAAAGCAGtggcaaattcatcaaatggatgttttCAATGCATTTCTTCAAGGTGATTTGAATGAAGAAGTTTATATGGAGTTGCCTTTGGGTTTTGTCCATCAAAGTGAGCAGGGGTTAGTGTGCAGGCTCAcaaa TTCGAAACCTGTTGGAGCACCTATTGAGTTGAATAAAAAGTTGACAACTACAGAATTTGATCTACATTTTTCCCCTGCAGATAAACATGACAAATTATTGAAGGATCCTGGAGTGTATCAGAAATTGATTGGAAGATTACTTTATCTGACCATAACAAGACCAGACATTGCATTTTCAGTGCAACTTCTAAGTCAATTTATGCATAGTCCAAAAACATCTCATATGGATGCAACAATGAGAGTGGTTAGATACATAAAACAATCACCAGGCCTAGGGATTTTCATGACAAGTGCTGTTGACAATCAGTTGAAGGCCTATTGTGATGCAGATTGGGCATCATGTCCAAACAATAGGAAGTCGATAACTGGTTACATAGTTACTTATGGAGAATCACTGATATCTTGGAAGTCCAAGAAACAAAGCACCATTTCAAGAAGTTCAGCTGAGGAAGAATACAGAAGCTTGGCTTCAACAGTTGCAGAAATT AAAATTCAGTTAGGATTGGTTCAACCAGTGTATTTGAATACATCAGAGCAACCTGCAGACTTGCTCACAAAAGACCTTACATGCGCACAACACAGATATCTACTTACCAAGCTAGGAATGAAGAATGTCTTTCATACACCTAGCTTGAGGGAGGATGTTGAGCAGTTAACAAAATGTGCAGCTGTCGATTAG